A genomic window from Rhizobium sp. 007 includes:
- a CDS encoding sigma-54 dependent transcriptional regulator, whose product MASDILVVDDEHDIREIVSGILSDEGHETRTAHDSDSALAAISDRAPRLIFLDIWMQGSKLDGLSLLDEIKTRHPDIPVVMISGHGNIETAVSAIKRGAFDFIEKPFKADRLILIAERALENSKLKREVSELKRRAGDAVELIGTSVAVSQLRQTIEKVAPTNSRIMIFGASGSGKELVARMIHKKSARANGPFVALNAANITPDRMEVALFGTEGSPGQARKTGALEEAHRGILYLDEVGEMPRETQNKILRVLVDQQFERVGGSKRVKVDVRIISSTAYNLESRIAEGWFREDLYHRLAVVPVRVPALAERREDIPFLVDQLMRQISEQAGIRLRRIGDDAMAVLQAHDWPGNIRQLRNNIERLMILARSDGPDAPITADMLPTDLGDMLPKVSAKNDYHIMTLPLREAREMFEKDYLIAQINRFGGNISRTAEFVGMERSALHRKLKSLGV is encoded by the coding sequence ATGGCCTCTGATATTCTCGTCGTCGACGATGAGCATGATATTCGCGAGATCGTCTCCGGCATCCTCTCTGATGAAGGACACGAGACGCGTACCGCGCATGACAGCGACAGCGCGCTCGCCGCGATTTCCGATCGCGCGCCGCGCTTGATTTTCCTGGATATCTGGATGCAGGGCAGCAAACTCGACGGTCTCTCATTGCTGGACGAGATTAAGACGCGCCATCCCGACATCCCGGTCGTCATGATTTCGGGCCACGGCAATATCGAAACGGCTGTTTCCGCCATCAAACGCGGCGCCTTCGATTTCATCGAAAAGCCCTTCAAGGCTGATCGCCTGATCCTAATTGCCGAACGCGCGCTGGAAAACTCGAAGCTGAAGCGGGAGGTATCCGAGCTGAAGCGGCGCGCAGGCGACGCCGTCGAACTGATCGGCACTTCCGTCGCGGTCTCGCAGCTTCGCCAGACGATCGAAAAGGTCGCGCCGACCAACAGCCGCATCATGATCTTCGGCGCATCTGGCTCCGGCAAGGAGCTGGTGGCGCGGATGATCCACAAGAAGTCGGCGCGCGCCAACGGGCCGTTCGTGGCCTTGAACGCTGCGAACATTACGCCGGACCGCATGGAAGTCGCCCTCTTCGGGACGGAAGGCTCCCCTGGCCAAGCGCGCAAGACCGGGGCGCTGGAAGAAGCCCACCGCGGCATACTCTATCTTGATGAAGTCGGGGAAATGCCGCGCGAGACGCAGAACAAGATCCTGCGCGTGCTTGTCGACCAGCAGTTCGAGCGCGTCGGCGGATCGAAGCGCGTGAAGGTGGATGTCCGTATCATCTCTTCGACGGCTTACAATCTGGAAAGCCGCATCGCCGAAGGCTGGTTCCGCGAGGATCTTTACCATCGCCTCGCGGTCGTCCCCGTTCGCGTACCGGCATTGGCGGAACGCCGGGAGGACATCCCGTTCCTTGTCGATCAGTTGATGCGTCAGATTTCCGAGCAGGCGGGCATCCGCCTGCGCCGTATCGGCGACGATGCAATGGCGGTGCTGCAGGCTCATGACTGGCCAGGCAACATCCGACAGCTGCGCAACAATATCGAACGGCTGATGATCCTTGCACGCTCGGATGGCCCGGATGCGCCGATCACAGCCGACATGCTGCCGACGGACCTCGGCGACATGCTGCCCAAGGTGTCCGCCAAGAACGACTACCACATCATGACACTTCCGCTGCGCGAAGCCCGCGAGATGTTCGAGAAGGATTATCTGATCG